The following coding sequences are from one Psychrobacter sp. AH5 window:
- the dnaB gene encoding replicative DNA helicase — protein sequence MADNDKTDDLLNQQPPHNIDIEKALLASLMSIEEAYDKIAEIVTKDDFYAGRHQHIFAAIAHLAAVNEPYDTVMVHDWLEAQKLLKSAGGDSYLADILSQSPATLFNLTAYAQRVRELSTLRQLITASNDMLSLAYNPKDQSVSDILDSVEATIFSINEQHNKRAEQRGPVGITSVLTNVIDKIQELKSNPDGMIGLQTPFTELNNKTQGLQAGDLIIVAARPSMGKTTFAMNLAEGILFNENLPVVVFSMEMPAESIVMRLLSSWGAINQTHLRSGQMNEDEWAKMMNAIQHLQSKHLYIDDSTALPPSELRSRCRRIAKNHDGRLGAIVVDYLQLMKVPNLDGNRVGEISEISRSLKALARELECPVIALSQLNRSLENRPNKRPIMSDLRESGAIEQDADLIMFIYRDEVYNENSDHKGVAEIIIGKQRNGPIGTIRLAFEGQFTRFTNLTPEYYQGVTFDDE from the coding sequence ATGGCAGATAACGACAAAACCGACGACTTACTCAATCAGCAGCCTCCGCACAATATCGATATTGAAAAGGCGCTACTGGCCTCTTTGATGAGTATCGAAGAAGCTTATGACAAAATTGCCGAGATTGTCACCAAAGATGACTTTTATGCTGGGCGTCATCAGCATATTTTTGCGGCGATTGCGCATTTAGCCGCGGTCAATGAGCCTTATGATACGGTGATGGTACACGATTGGCTGGAGGCACAAAAGCTGCTCAAAAGCGCAGGCGGTGATAGTTATCTAGCCGATATCCTAAGTCAAAGTCCGGCGACTTTATTTAATTTGACCGCTTACGCGCAGCGGGTGCGTGAGCTGTCGACTTTACGGCAATTGATCACCGCTAGCAATGATATGCTTAGCCTCGCTTATAACCCAAAAGATCAATCGGTCAGCGACATCTTAGATAGCGTTGAGGCGACTATTTTTAGTATTAATGAGCAGCATAATAAACGGGCTGAACAGCGCGGCCCTGTTGGGATTACTTCAGTATTGACCAATGTCATCGACAAAATCCAAGAGCTCAAATCCAATCCTGATGGCATGATTGGTCTGCAAACGCCTTTTACTGAGCTGAATAATAAAACCCAGGGCTTGCAAGCGGGTGATTTAATCATCGTCGCCGCGCGGCCTTCTATGGGTAAAACCACTTTTGCTATGAACTTAGCAGAAGGCATCTTATTTAACGAAAACCTACCAGTGGTGGTGTTCTCGATGGAGATGCCAGCTGAGTCTATCGTGATGCGTTTGCTGTCCTCTTGGGGCGCGATTAATCAGACTCATTTACGCTCTGGACAGATGAATGAGGATGAATGGGCAAAGATGATGAATGCCATTCAGCATTTGCAATCCAAGCATTTATATATTGATGATAGTACCGCGCTGCCGCCCTCAGAGCTGCGTTCGCGCTGTCGCCGTATCGCCAAAAACCATGATGGGCGTTTGGGCGCTATCGTCGTTGATTATCTACAATTAATGAAAGTGCCTAATCTTGATGGTAACCGAGTAGGAGAAATCTCCGAGATTTCACGAAGTCTTAAAGCCTTAGCCCGTGAGCTTGAATGTCCAGTTATCGCTTTATCGCAGCTGAACCGTAGTCTTGAGAATCGGCCTAATAAGCGTCCGATTATGTCGGATTTGCGTGAGTCCGGCGCGATTGAGCAGGATGCCGATTTGATTATGTTTATTTATCGGGATGAGGTTTATAACGAAAACTCTGATCATAAAGGCGTGGCTGAGATTATCATCGGTAAGCAGCGTAATGGGCCTATCGGTACCATACGTTTGGCCTTTGAAGGACAATTTACCCGCTTTACTAATTTGACCCCTGAGTACTATCAAGGCGTCACTTTTGATGATGAATAA
- the argF gene encoding ornithine carbamoyltransferase, with translation MSLRHFLTLSDLTKLELENLIKRASELRKMQHAGEIYQPFVGRTLGMIFEKSSTRTRISFETGMGQFGGSAIFLSPNDTQLGRGEPLEDSARVISSMVDIIMIRTFGHEKVETFAKYSSVPIINALTDEFHPCQLLADMQTYYEHRGSIENKIVTWVGDGNNMCASFMQAASQFGFELRVAAPYGFEPDPELMKRFSHCVSLVENVQDAAKDSNLIVTDVWASMGQESEQNTRARRFAPYQVTPSLLDKADPEVVFMHCLPAHRGEEISHDMLDDPRSVVWDEAENRLHAQKALMEFLLKDKIKV, from the coding sequence ATGAGCTTGCGCCATTTTTTGACCTTATCTGATTTAACCAAACTAGAGCTTGAAAACCTTATCAAACGCGCAAGTGAGCTGCGAAAAATGCAACATGCTGGCGAGATTTATCAGCCCTTTGTCGGCCGCACCCTTGGGATGATATTTGAGAAATCCTCTACCCGTACCCGTATCTCCTTTGAGACAGGTATGGGTCAGTTTGGCGGTAGTGCTATTTTTTTGTCGCCCAATGATACCCAGCTCGGTCGCGGCGAGCCGTTAGAGGATTCAGCGCGGGTCATCTCTAGCATGGTCGATATCATCATGATTCGTACCTTTGGCCACGAAAAGGTCGAAACCTTTGCCAAATACTCAAGCGTGCCCATTATCAATGCTTTGACCGATGAGTTTCATCCTTGTCAGCTGCTTGCTGATATGCAGACTTATTATGAGCATCGCGGCAGTATCGAGAATAAGATCGTCACTTGGGTCGGCGATGGCAATAATATGTGCGCCTCCTTTATGCAGGCTGCCAGTCAGTTTGGTTTTGAACTAAGAGTTGCAGCGCCTTATGGCTTTGAGCCAGATCCTGAGCTGATGAAGCGCTTCTCGCATTGCGTAAGCTTAGTCGAAAACGTGCAAGATGCCGCTAAAGACTCCAACCTAATCGTTACCGATGTTTGGGCTAGCATGGGACAAGAGTCTGAGCAAAATACCCGCGCCCGCCGTTTTGCCCCTTATCAAGTGACGCCATCATTATTAGACAAAGCCGATCCAGAAGTGGTTTTTATGCATTGCCTGCCAGCACATCGCGGTGAAGAGATCTCGCATGATATGTTAGATGATCCGCGCTCAGTGGTTTGGGATGAAGCCGAGAATCGTTTACATGCGCAAAAAGCGCTGATGGAGTTCTTACTCAAAGATAAGATTAAAGTATAG
- a CDS encoding S4 domain-containing protein, translating to MSKHNKNHNQPSHSQPDAVRMRIDKWLWAARFYRTRTLAKEAIESGRVHYAGSRVKTSKEIAVGDELQIRQGSATAMSEKTVIVEALSAQRGNASAAQQLYSETEESAERRAYYAEQRKLSNLARPDNKPNKKERRDLQRFKNNQD from the coding sequence ATGAGTAAACATAATAAAAATCATAATCAGCCAAGCCATAGCCAACCAGACGCGGTGCGAATGCGTATCGACAAATGGCTATGGGCGGCGCGCTTTTATCGGACTCGTACTCTTGCCAAAGAAGCGATTGAGAGTGGACGCGTGCATTATGCCGGTAGCCGAGTCAAAACCAGCAAAGAGATTGCGGTGGGTGATGAGCTGCAGATTCGTCAAGGCTCTGCGACAGCAATGAGCGAGAAAACCGTGATTGTCGAAGCCTTAAGTGCTCAGCGCGGTAACGCTAGTGCAGCACAACAGCTATATTCAGAAACGGAGGAAAGCGCTGAGCGCCGTGCCTATTATGCTGAGCAGCGTAAACTATCAAATCTAGCTCGCCCTGACAATAAGCCCAATAAAAAAGAGCGCCGCGATTTACAGCGCTTTAAAAACAATCAAGATTAG
- the ilvA gene encoding threonine ammonia-lyase, biosynthetic → MLSHWVRAILQATVYDVAIQTPLEAAPKLTQRFDNDIRFKREDLQPVFSFKLRGAYNRISQLSAEQKARGVICASAGNHAQGVAYSARKLMLNNIIVMPTTTPDIKVSAVRALGGNVDLHGDSFDEANRYAINRAQIEGLTFIPPYDDELVIAGQGTIGLELTQQWRNMDYVFVAVGGGGLISGVAAFLGEVAPHVKVIAVEAEQSACLKAALEAGERVKLEQVGLFVDGVAVAQIGELPFEVVRTQKSDGSGPIVEPEVITCSNDEVCAALKDVFEENRSIVEPAGALSIAGMKKYIKAHNLQGKNCVGIVCGANMNFDRLRYIAERTEIGEKKEAIFAVTIPEQTGAFLNFCRSLQGRNITEFNYRADNQLSPDSMEPASIFVGIALKEGYKERETISTQLAADGYVAHDLTDDDIAKSHIRHLIGGHAHVKDEQLLTVKFPERPGALLTFLEKLGDDFNITLFHYRNHGAAEGRVLVGLQASISNSRQLQDALLDIGYDCMMHNDNIGYQLFLK, encoded by the coding sequence ATGCTGTCACACTGGGTAAGAGCCATTTTACAAGCCACCGTCTATGATGTTGCCATTCAAACGCCACTTGAGGCGGCTCCAAAGCTAACCCAGCGCTTTGATAACGATATTCGCTTTAAGCGTGAAGATTTGCAGCCTGTCTTCTCTTTTAAACTGCGCGGCGCATATAATCGTATTAGCCAGCTAAGTGCTGAGCAAAAAGCGCGCGGTGTTATCTGTGCCTCAGCCGGCAATCACGCCCAAGGGGTCGCTTATTCAGCCCGTAAACTGATGCTCAATAACATCATCGTTATGCCGACTACCACTCCCGATATCAAAGTGTCAGCGGTCAGAGCTTTAGGCGGTAACGTCGATCTGCATGGTGATAGCTTTGATGAAGCCAACCGCTATGCGATCAACCGCGCACAGATCGAAGGCCTCACCTTTATTCCGCCTTATGATGATGAGCTGGTCATCGCCGGTCAAGGCACTATCGGTCTTGAGCTGACCCAGCAGTGGCGCAATATGGACTACGTCTTCGTCGCAGTTGGCGGCGGCGGTCTAATCTCAGGGGTGGCGGCATTTTTGGGAGAAGTTGCGCCACACGTCAAAGTCATCGCCGTGGAGGCCGAACAATCCGCTTGTCTAAAAGCGGCGTTAGAAGCAGGCGAGCGTGTCAAACTTGAGCAAGTCGGTTTATTCGTCGATGGCGTAGCGGTGGCACAAATTGGTGAGTTACCGTTCGAGGTGGTACGCACGCAAAAAAGCGATGGCTCAGGGCCAATCGTTGAGCCTGAGGTCATCACTTGTAGCAATGATGAGGTTTGCGCGGCGCTCAAAGACGTCTTTGAAGAGAATCGCAGTATCGTCGAGCCAGCGGGCGCACTATCTATCGCTGGCATGAAAAAATATATTAAAGCCCATAACTTGCAAGGCAAAAACTGCGTCGGTATTGTTTGCGGCGCAAATATGAACTTTGATCGCCTGCGTTATATCGCTGAGCGTACTGAGATCGGTGAGAAAAAAGAAGCGATCTTTGCAGTGACTATTCCTGAGCAAACTGGCGCTTTCTTAAACTTCTGCCGCAGCTTACAGGGCCGAAATATCACTGAATTTAATTATCGGGCCGACAATCAGTTGTCGCCTGACTCGATGGAACCGGCCTCAATCTTTGTCGGTATTGCGCTAAAAGAGGGCTATAAGGAGCGCGAAACGATTAGCACGCAGTTGGCGGCCGATGGTTATGTCGCTCACGATCTGACCGATGATGATATTGCCAAATCGCATATTCGTCACTTGATTGGTGGTCATGCTCATGTCAAAGACGAGCAGTTATTGACGGTAAAATTCCCTGAGCGTCCTGGTGCTTTATTAACTTTCCTTGAAAAATTAGGCGATGACTTTAATATTACTTTATTCCACTACCGCAATCATGGAGCCGCTGAGGGCCGAGTCTTAGTAGGCTTGCAAGCTTCAATAAGCAACTCACGCCAGCTACAAGATGCGCTGCTTGATATTGGCTATGATTGTATGATGCATAACGACAATATTGGCTATCAGCTATTCTTAAAATAG
- a CDS encoding excalibur calcium-binding domain-containing protein, protein MKPIIMIVAALLIAFFAYIYLQPKLSSNETLTTTSSENIDNIVFSEEELANIPPTYNESVANTDLETVAPIADYSSPVETTAPSPKTTTPTQAFVCDGRKHCSQMRSCAEATYFSNNCPGTKMDGNNDGIPCEQQWCY, encoded by the coding sequence ATGAAACCAATTATTATGATAGTCGCAGCATTATTGATAGCTTTTTTTGCTTATATTTATCTACAGCCCAAACTCTCTTCAAATGAGACTCTCACTACTACCTCGTCCGAGAATATTGATAACATCGTGTTTAGTGAGGAAGAGCTTGCCAATATACCGCCAACTTATAACGAGTCGGTAGCCAATACGGATCTAGAAACAGTAGCCCCCATAGCTGATTATTCTAGTCCCGTAGAGACAACCGCTCCTAGTCCTAAAACGACTACGCCGACTCAAGCTTTTGTGTGTGACGGAAGAAAGCACTGCTCGCAGATGAGGTCTTGCGCAGAGGCGACTTACTTTAGCAACAACTGCCCTGGTACTAAAATGGATGGCAATAATGACGGCATCCCTTGTGAGCAGCAGTGGTGTTACTAA
- the pdxA gene encoding 4-hydroxythreonine-4-phosphate dehydrogenase PdxA codes for MQKFPLLITTGEPAGIGMDIVLMLADAGRLEDFARPIWVTADHEAMKARAEELIKPGTLKSCPKWQSVDWQSAQQDLDTTAIATLASQNQPSQNAFVLLNTPCHTPVVAGRIDTNNSAMVAAQLTLAHKLASNKTIAAIVTGPLQKSALIDAGIKLPDGTMFSGHTEFFMQQSGCDKVVMMLANQAMKVALVTIHLALKDVPAAITPDNVRQTVQIVLDDMREKFGNDNPRILVCGLNPHAGEGGHLGLEEINIINPVLQEFIDNGVNISEAMPADTLFTTRHLENCDAVIAMFHDQGLPVLKSHGFGDTVNLTLGLPYIRTSVDHGTALDLAGRGGANDSSLYQALSMANEMADKALAT; via the coding sequence ATGCAAAAATTCCCTTTGCTGATCACTACCGGAGAACCTGCTGGTATAGGCATGGACATTGTACTAATGCTAGCTGACGCCGGCAGGCTAGAAGATTTTGCGCGGCCTATTTGGGTCACCGCTGACCATGAGGCGATGAAGGCGCGCGCTGAAGAGTTGATAAAGCCAGGCACCCTAAAAAGCTGTCCAAAATGGCAAAGCGTTGACTGGCAAAGTGCGCAGCAAGACTTAGACACTACCGCTATAGCGACGTTAGCTTCTCAAAATCAGCCTAGTCAAAACGCTTTTGTGTTGTTAAATACGCCTTGTCATACGCCGGTAGTAGCAGGGCGTATCGATACCAATAACTCAGCGATGGTGGCGGCGCAATTAACCCTAGCGCATAAGCTGGCTAGCAATAAAACCATTGCCGCTATCGTCACCGGCCCGCTACAAAAGTCAGCGCTAATAGATGCCGGTATCAAGCTGCCTGATGGCACCATGTTCAGTGGTCATACTGAGTTTTTTATGCAGCAAAGTGGCTGTGATAAAGTGGTGATGATGCTGGCTAACCAAGCGATGAAAGTGGCGCTGGTGACTATTCATTTAGCGCTCAAAGATGTCCCAGCGGCTATTACTCCAGATAACGTTCGGCAAACAGTACAGATCGTCCTTGATGATATGCGCGAAAAGTTCGGTAATGATAATCCGCGTATTTTAGTCTGTGGCCTTAATCCGCATGCCGGCGAGGGCGGTCATCTAGGTCTTGAGGAGATTAATATTATTAACCCCGTGCTGCAAGAGTTTATCGATAACGGCGTCAATATCTCAGAGGCGATGCCCGCCGATACTCTATTTACTACTAGGCATCTAGAGAATTGTGATGCGGTTATCGCCATGTTCCATGATCAGGGCCTCCCGGTACTGAAGTCACATGGCTTTGGTGATACGGTAAATTTGACTCTAGGTTTGCCTTATATTCGCACCTCAGTCGATCATGGCACCGCGCTTGATCTAGCAGGACGCGGCGGCGCTAATGACAGTAGTCTATATCAAGCACTATCTATGGCTAATGAGATGGCGGATAAGGCTTTAGCAACTTAA
- the rsmA gene encoding 16S rRNA (adenine(1518)-N(6)/adenine(1519)-N(6))-dimethyltransferase RsmA: MSKPSFDAQTLAASLRTAKHQPRKRFGQNFLHDTSVIRQIVDSIRLERNDNLVEIGPGMGALTEPLLAEVDAMTVVELDRDLADSLRIRIGANSHPNFTIIKANAMDVDYRKLYSEEKGKLRVVGNLPYNISTPILFHLLSYADVIEDMHFMLQKEVVERITAEVGSKIYGRLSVIMQYYCNTDYLLTVPRGAFNPPPKVTSAVFRLTPHINKPVVAEDEEHFAIVVRETFNHRRKTLRAIFKQSTLLPTLSEDDFAACAIDPQARPETLSVSDFVTLSNRAKTLTAETEESTNEI, from the coding sequence ATGTCAAAACCCTCGTTCGATGCTCAGACCCTAGCGGCAAGCCTGCGTACTGCTAAGCACCAACCGCGCAAACGCTTTGGGCAAAACTTCTTGCATGATACTAGCGTTATTCGCCAGATTGTCGATAGTATACGTTTAGAGCGCAATGATAATTTGGTTGAGATTGGCCCGGGCATGGGCGCATTGACTGAGCCGTTATTAGCGGAGGTCGACGCGATGACGGTCGTCGAGCTTGATCGGGATTTGGCCGATAGCTTGCGCATTCGTATTGGCGCTAACAGCCATCCAAACTTTACTATTATCAAAGCCAATGCGATGGATGTCGATTATCGCAAGCTTTATAGCGAAGAAAAAGGCAAACTGCGCGTGGTAGGCAATCTGCCTTATAATATCTCAACGCCAATACTGTTTCATTTATTAAGTTACGCTGATGTCATCGAAGATATGCACTTTATGCTGCAAAAAGAAGTCGTTGAGCGTATTACCGCTGAGGTTGGCAGCAAAATATATGGCCGTCTGTCGGTTATTATGCAGTATTACTGTAATACGGATTATCTGCTGACTGTGCCACGCGGCGCTTTTAATCCACCACCCAAAGTGACTAGTGCGGTATTTCGCTTGACTCCTCATATCAATAAACCCGTAGTAGCAGAAGATGAAGAGCACTTCGCTATCGTGGTACGCGAAACTTTCAATCATCGCCGTAAAACACTGCGGGCTATTTTTAAGCAATCGACTTTGTTGCCGACTTTGAGTGAAGATGATTTTGCTGCTTGTGCTATTGACCCGCAAGCGCGGCCTGAGACTTTGAGTGTCAGCGACTTTGTCACGCTTAGCAATCGCGCCAAAACGTTAACGGCAGAGACGGAAGAGTCGACTAATGAAATTTAG
- the murB gene encoding UDP-N-acetylmuramate dehydrogenase has protein sequence MTLALPIDSPTTDAYSYHLSHDLSHANTMALACVADKSVTLSSEAQLDAFMAEYNNAPDNPPPLFVLSGGSNVLLPSKLNAIVLRPFMRGIKVTNQTIDYVDIEVMAGENWHELVTYTVNQGWYGLENLALIPGLTGAAPVQNIGAYGVQLDDTLQSVRAYHLPTQTWHELTKPECQFGYRDSLFKREPNSWLISRVRLRLHTDQTQISANYGDVQAVAQHYAMQQKRPKPTPYNVMQAIIDIRQRKIPDPKKLANCGSFFQNPIIDNAKFLALQTRYPDIVGYPMSEQKTKVAAGWLIEHAGLKGLGIAPIITHQQQALVLTNHAPYQAKQIDVARAQDYISQCVYDKFAITLTREPIWVNADGTLGSSSYGD, from the coding sequence ATGACTCTAGCTTTGCCAATTGACTCACCTACTACTGATGCTTATTCCTACCATTTATCGCATGACCTCTCTCACGCCAATACTATGGCGCTTGCCTGCGTGGCTGATAAGTCGGTAACTTTAAGCAGTGAGGCGCAGCTAGATGCCTTTATGGCTGAATATAATAACGCGCCTGACAATCCACCACCTTTATTTGTATTATCAGGCGGTAGTAATGTCTTGCTGCCCTCAAAGCTGAACGCTATCGTGCTGCGTCCCTTTATGCGCGGTATCAAAGTCACTAATCAGACTATAGACTATGTCGATATCGAGGTGATGGCGGGCGAGAATTGGCACGAGTTAGTGACCTATACCGTTAATCAAGGCTGGTATGGTTTAGAGAATTTGGCGCTGATACCAGGATTGACAGGCGCGGCTCCCGTGCAAAATATCGGCGCTTATGGCGTGCAATTAGATGATACCTTACAATCGGTTCGAGCTTATCACCTGCCGACGCAAACTTGGCATGAATTAACAAAACCCGAGTGTCAGTTTGGCTATCGTGATAGTTTGTTTAAACGTGAGCCTAATAGTTGGCTTATCAGCCGAGTGCGCTTACGCCTGCACACCGATCAGACGCAAATATCGGCCAATTACGGCGATGTGCAAGCGGTAGCACAGCATTATGCAATGCAGCAAAAGCGTCCTAAACCTACGCCCTATAATGTCATGCAAGCGATCATTGATATTCGTCAGCGAAAAATCCCTGATCCCAAAAAGCTGGCCAATTGCGGTAGTTTTTTTCAAAACCCTATTATTGATAATGCAAAGTTTTTGGCGCTACAAACCCGCTATCCCGATATTGTCGGCTATCCCATGAGCGAGCAAAAAACCAAAGTCGCTGCTGGCTGGTTGATTGAGCACGCTGGCCTAAAAGGTTTGGGGATAGCGCCCATTATCACTCATCAGCAGCAAGCGCTAGTATTAACCAATCATGCGCCTTATCAAGCCAAGCAGATTGATGTCGCAAGAGCGCAAGATTATATTAGCCAATGTGTTTATGATAAATTTGCTATCACTTTAACTCGAGAGCCCATTTGGGTAAACGCAGATGGCACTCTTGGATCGAGTAGCTATGGGGACTAA
- the rpiA gene encoding ribose-5-phosphate isomerase RpiA, which translates to MSDQHAQKQAAAQAALQYIEDDMILGVGTGSTVNCLIELLPKFRLKGAVASSQVTEDKLKALGIDVVDLNFAGTLDVYIDGADEVNAHLQLIKGGGGALTREKIVAAASNKFICMVDESKTVEILGRAFPVPIEVLPQARSYVARQLAQMGGEPVYREDFVTDYGNVILDTYDLDVSEPIKLEAKLNNIVGVVCNGIFAANQADVLLKASSSGVETLLR; encoded by the coding sequence ATGAGTGATCAGCATGCACAAAAGCAAGCCGCCGCCCAAGCTGCCCTACAATATATCGAAGACGATATGATATTGGGTGTGGGCACAGGCAGTACGGTTAATTGTTTGATTGAGTTGTTGCCTAAGTTTCGTCTAAAAGGCGCGGTTGCAAGCTCGCAAGTGACCGAAGATAAACTCAAGGCGCTTGGTATCGATGTGGTAGATTTGAACTTTGCTGGTACTCTTGATGTGTATATCGATGGCGCTGATGAAGTCAACGCGCATCTGCAATTAATCAAGGGCGGCGGCGGCGCGCTGACGCGTGAAAAGATCGTCGCTGCCGCTTCCAATAAATTTATCTGCATGGTGGACGAGAGCAAGACGGTAGAGATATTAGGCCGCGCCTTTCCGGTACCGATAGAAGTGCTGCCGCAAGCGCGCTCTTACGTCGCCAGACAATTAGCGCAGATGGGCGGTGAGCCGGTCTATCGTGAAGACTTTGTCACCGATTATGGCAATGTGATATTGGATACTTATGACTTAGATGTCAGCGAGCCTATCAAGCTTGAAGCTAAGCTGAATAATATCGTTGGCGTCGTGTGCAATGGTATCTTTGCTGCCAATCAAGCCGATGTTTTGTTAAAGGCGAGTAGTAGCGGCGTTGAGACTTTATTACGTTAA
- the alr gene encoding alanine racemase, with translation MRTATVTIDPNALTHNLKQVKKRAPSSKVLAMVKANAYGHGVAMVLPALQQADAIGVASFTEALEARQLGWTKNIGLLEGVFSAREWQQAIEQDCSAVIHHQPQLDWALANIPSPDSATRVVWLKYNTGMNRLGFNYQQTIAAAKQLNEAGFQLILTTHFANADDRDHPLNAKQIQRFSEMLTLLKSTVNKNIQGSLCNSAGVVNFPEHHYDWVRPGIMLYGSSPVVDQSAKALNLQAAMEFGARIMALSMVNTGEAIGYGSRWIADQPTRTALVSIGYGDGYPRVVNEEACVCVLAKNKQDNSVQSYLCPVRGRVAMDMIVIDVSQMPEDISLDSKVILWGSSPHVDEVAAQAGTIGYELLCRLSTRPDRLKNHNLRCHLIQF, from the coding sequence ATGCGTACTGCTACCGTCACTATCGATCCTAACGCTCTCACCCACAACCTCAAGCAAGTCAAAAAGCGCGCGCCTAGCTCAAAGGTGCTAGCCATGGTCAAAGCCAATGCTTATGGTCATGGCGTGGCGATGGTATTGCCCGCTTTGCAGCAAGCAGACGCTATCGGGGTCGCAAGCTTCACCGAAGCTTTAGAGGCGCGGCAACTGGGCTGGACTAAAAACATCGGACTGCTTGAAGGGGTCTTTAGTGCTCGTGAGTGGCAGCAAGCTATTGAGCAGGATTGTAGCGCAGTTATTCATCATCAGCCGCAGCTCGATTGGGCACTTGCTAATATCCCTAGCCCTGATAGCGCTACTCGTGTCGTTTGGCTCAAATATAATACCGGCATGAACCGCCTAGGCTTTAATTATCAGCAGACAATTGCGGCAGCCAAGCAGTTAAATGAGGCAGGTTTTCAGCTTATTTTGACCACCCACTTTGCTAATGCTGATGACCGCGATCACCCGTTAAATGCCAAACAAATTCAGCGCTTTTCTGAGATGCTGACACTATTGAAAAGTACGGTTAATAAAAACATTCAAGGTTCGCTATGCAATTCAGCAGGAGTAGTCAATTTCCCAGAGCATCACTATGATTGGGTGCGTCCGGGCATTATGCTTTATGGCAGCTCGCCTGTCGTCGATCAATCTGCCAAAGCGCTCAATTTACAAGCGGCTATGGAATTTGGCGCGCGGATTATGGCACTCTCTATGGTCAATACTGGCGAGGCTATCGGCTATGGTAGCCGCTGGATCGCAGATCAGCCCACCAGAACGGCACTAGTTAGCATAGGTTACGGTGATGGCTATCCTAGAGTGGTCAATGAAGAGGCTTGTGTCTGTGTCCTTGCCAAGAATAAGCAAGATAACTCAGTACAAAGTTATCTGTGCCCGGTGCGCGGCCGCGTCGCTATGGATATGATTGTTATCGATGTCAGCCAAATGCCTGAGGATATCTCGTTAGATAGTAAAGTTATCCTTTGGGGTAGCTCGCCACATGTTGATGAAGTCGCCGCTCAAGCAGGCACTATCGGCTACGAGCTGCTCTGCCGCTTAAGCACGCGGCCTGATCGCCTAAAAAATCATAACTTGCGTTGCCATCTTATCCAATTTTGA
- a CDS encoding low molecular weight protein-tyrosine-phosphatase — translation MPIKASAPSSVLLVCLGNICRSPTAEEIFRQQAAIAGLDIKIDSAGTGDWHIGHAPDERAQRHAKSNGYNISKLVARQVSAEDFDKFDLILAMDAQNLADLQQIKDGITESTDKLAKLALFSEEDPTYGGDDVPDPYQGESEDFEEVIKRIESSTQAWIESWKTN, via the coding sequence ATGCCCATTAAAGCTTCTGCCCCCTCCTCTGTACTGCTAGTTTGTTTAGGTAATATTTGTCGTTCGCCTACTGCTGAGGAGATCTTTCGTCAGCAGGCTGCTATTGCTGGTTTGGATATAAAGATAGACTCAGCAGGAACTGGTGATTGGCATATCGGTCATGCTCCCGATGAGCGCGCTCAGCGCCATGCTAAGTCTAATGGCTATAACATTAGCAAACTAGTAGCGCGTCAAGTGAGCGCTGAGGATTTTGATAAATTTGACTTAATCTTAGCGATGGACGCACAAAACCTAGCCGATTTGCAGCAGATAAAAGACGGTATAACCGAGTCAACAGATAAACTTGCAAAGTTGGCGTTATTCAGTGAAGAAGATCCTACTTACGGCGGCGATGATGTGCCTGATCCTTATCAGGGTGAAAGTGAGGATTTTGAAGAGGTAATCAAGCGTATTGAGTCGAGTACCCAAGCTTGGATTGAGAGCTGGAAAACCAATTAG